The following proteins come from a genomic window of Canis lupus dingo isolate Sandy chromosome 20, ASM325472v2, whole genome shotgun sequence:
- the MAP1S gene encoding microtubule-associated protein 1S isoform X2: protein MAAAAAAGPGAALAPSSLLLVVGGECGCSGLLAYVLEELERGIRSWDIDPSICSLDEQLKVFVSRHSATFSSIVKGQRSLHHRGDTLETLVLLNPSDKSLCDELRNLLLDPAPHKLLVLAGPCLEETGELLLQTGGFSPRHFLQVLGDKEIRDLLASSPPPADLPKLTITCPTFGDWAQLAPEVPGLQSALQLQWNPPMQLPASEGLREFLEYVAESLEPPSPFELLEPPASVGFLRLARPCCYIFPGGLGDAAFFAVNGFTVLVNGGSNPKSSFWKLVRHLDRVDAVLVTHAGADSLPGLNSLLRRKLAEREEAAAGGGSGDDRLRRLISPNLGVVFLNARVATSRLVSGEDEAELALSLLARLGITPLTLNRGPLPAEPTVLFQKMGVGRLDMYVLHPPAAGAEHTLASVCALLVWHPAGPTEKVVRVLFPGCTPPARLLDGLVRLQHLGFLREPVVTPQDLAGPRRAESKESVGSRDSLRREGRITALTRSSQERPGVARKDPPRVEGPRRAEKEAKVPREVKKDPKLSAPRTQPREVRRAVSASVNVKKAGAQAAPRPRKAPNVPRPGAPPMENGPHSPPSFRCGEASPPAEVYSSPAPQLVATPSQESSLELGLSPAGEEKTLELLLDAGTPRPHTPSPTGAQQGPTEGSGRLSLSPLRGGEAGPDASPTVTTPSLPAEVGSPHSTEVDESLSVSFEQVLPPPPATASEAGLSLPLRGPRVRRSASPHDVDLCLVSPCEFEHRKAVPMVPAPASPGSSDSSARSQERAGAPGAEETPPTSVSESLPTLSDSDPLPAASGTADSDEDMEGFGVPRRDPLPEPLKFPPPLPTPPSICMVDPEMLPPEQARLTEGLSRTRKSLARPNPSTAAPKATAASTAKTKGLAGGDRASRPLSTRSEPSDKGGRAPLSRKSSVPKTTTRGPPGSAGSRPGGSAAPPGSPVYLDLAYLPSGSSARLVDEEFFRRVRALCYVISGQDQRKEEGMRAVLDALLAGKQQWDRDLQRKP, encoded by the exons atggcggcggcggcggcggcgggtcccggggctgccctggcgcCGAGCTCGCTGCTGCTCGTGGTGGGCGGCGAGTGCGGGTGCTCGGGGCTGCTTGCCTACGTGCTGGAGGAGCTCGAGCGAG GCATCCGGTCCTGGGACATTGACCCTAGCATTTGCAGCCTTGACGAGCAGCTCAAGGTTTTTGTGTCCCGGCACTCTGCCACCTTCTCCAGCATCGTGAAAG GCCAGCGGAGTTTGCACCACCGTGGAGACACCCTGGAGACCCTGGTCCTCCTAAATCCATCAGACAAGTCCCTATGTGATGAG CTCCGGAATCTTCTGCTTGACCCTGCCCCTCACAAGCTGCTGGTGCTGGCTGGGCCCTGCTTGGAAGAGACAGGGGAGCTGCTGCTCCAGACGGGGGGCTTCTCGCCCCGCCACTTCCTCCAGGTCCTAGGGGACAAAGAG ATCCGGGATCTCCTGGCATCCTCGCCCCCACCTGCAGACCTGCCCAAGCTGACTATCACCTGCCCGACCTTTGGTGACTGGGCCCAGCTGGCACCTGAAGTGCCTGGCCTCCAGAGCGCACTCCAGCTGCAATGGAACCCCCCCATGCAGCTGCCGGCGTCTGAGGGCCTACGCGAGTTCCTGGAGTATGTGGCAGAGTCCCTGGAGCCACCATCTCCCTTTGAGCTGCTTGAGCCGCCGGCATCTGTGGGCTTCCTCAGGCTCGCCCGGCCCTGCTGCTACATCTTCCCTGGCGGCCTCGGCGATGCAGCCTTCTTCGCTGTCAATGGCTTCACAGTGCTGGTCAATGGTGGCTCCAACCCCAAGTCGAGCTTTTGGAAGCTGGTGCGGCACCTGGACCGGGTGGATGCTGTGCTGGTGACCCATGCAGGCGCCGACAGCCTCCCAGGCCTCAACAGTCTGCTGCGGCGCAAGCTGGCAGAGCGTGAGGAGGCAGCGGCTGGTGGGGGCTCCGGGGATGACCGGCTGCGCAGGCTTATCTCCCCCAACCTGGGGGTCGTGTTCCTCAATGCCCGCGTGGCCACCTCCCGTCTGGTGAGCGGCGAGGACGAGGCAGAGCTGGCCCTGAGCCTCCTGGCCCGGCTGGGCATTACACCCCTGACTCTGAACCGCGGGCCGCTCCCAGCTGAGCCCACTGTGCTCTTTCAGAAGATGGGCGTGGGCCGGCTCGACATGTATGTACTGCACCCCCCTGCTGCTGGAGCTGAGCACACACTGGCCTCCGTGTGCGCCCTGCTAGTGTGGCACCCCGCAGGCCCCACTGAGAAGGTGGTGCGCGTGCTGTTCCCTGGCTGCACACCACCTGCCCGCCTCCTGGATGGCCTGGTCCGCCTGCAGCACTTGGGATTCTTGCGGGAGCCCGTGGTGACTCCCCAGGACTTGGCGGGGCCTCGAAGAGCTGAGAGCAAGGAAAGCGTGGGCTCCCGGGACAGCTTAAGAAGAGAAGGCCGGATAACAGCACTCACCAGGTCTTCCCAGGAGCGCCCTGGAGTGGCCCGGAAGGACCCGCCTCGAGTTGAGGGCCCCCGCAGGGCTGAGAAAGAAGCCAAGGTCCCCCGGGAGGTGAAGAAGGACCCCAAGCTAAGCGCCCCTCGGACCCAGCCCCGGGAGGTACGCCGGGCAGTCTCCGCTTCTGTTAATGTGAAGAAGGCGGGTGCCCAGGCGGCCCCCAGACCCCGCAAAGCACCCAATGTCCcccgcccaggtgccccaccaatgGAGAATGGGCCCCACAGCCCCCCCAGCTTCCGGTGTGGGGAGGCCAGCCCCCCAGCAGAGGTCTATAgttccccagctccccagctggtGGCCACACCCAGCCAGGAGAGCAGCCTGGAGCTGGGGCTGAGCCCAGCCGGGGAGGAGAAGACCCTGGAGCTGCTTTTGGATGCTGGCACACCCCGGCCTCACACACCCTCACCTACTGGAGCCCAGCAGGGCCCAACTGAAGGCAGTGGGCGACTGTCACTGAGCCCGCTGCGCGGCGGGGAGGCTGGGCCAGATGCCTCACCCACAGTGACCACACCCTCGCTGCCAGCTGAGGTAGGCTCCCCACACTCCACAGAGGTAGACGAGTCCCTGTCCGTGTCCTTCGAGCAGGTGCTTCCGCCACCACCTGCCACTGCGAGCGAGGCTGGGCTGAGCCTCCCACTCCGTGGCCCCCGGGTACGGCGATCAGCCTCCCCACATGATGTGGACCTGTGCCTGGTGTCACCTTGCGAGTTTGAGCACCGAAAGGCTGTGCCCATGGTGCCAGCACCCGCATCCCCCGGCAGCTCAGATAGCAGTGCTCGGTCCCAGGAGCGGGCGGGCGCTCCAGGGGCCGAGGAGACGCCACCCACATCCGTCAGTGAGTCCCTGCCCACCCTGTCTGACTCAGACCCCCTGCCTGCCGCCTCTGGCACCGCGGACTCAGATGAGGACATGGAGGGCTTTGGGGTCCCTCGCCGTGACCCGCTGCCCGAGCCTCTCAAGTTCCCCCCACCgctgcccaccccacccagcaTATGCATGGTGGACCCTGAGATGCTGCCCCCTGAGCAGGCACGGCTGACAGAGGGCCTCAGCCGCACCCGGAAGTCCCTGGCTCGCCCCAACCCCAGCACTGCTGCTCCCAAAGCCACTGCAGCGAGCACTGCCAAAACCAAGGGACTGGCTGGTGGAGACAGGGCCAGTCGGCCGCTCAGCACCCGGAGTGAGCCCAGTGACAAGGGAGGTCGGGCACCTCTGTCCAGAAAGTCCTCAGTCCCCAAGACGACCACTCGGGGCCCACCTG